One Misgurnus anguillicaudatus chromosome 20, ASM2758022v2, whole genome shotgun sequence DNA segment encodes these proteins:
- the fam210aa gene encoding uncharacterized protein C18orf19 homolog A — protein sequence MQRFLCIRVFRQTDALLQIRPPSSLNCTTQTPVPTDHRWWKHLSSRPRWLSTSTVSFSPSPQSNSTRDRPVSAVPGHDESDPLQDQSMGLMQRFKRTFKQYGKVMIPVHLVTSTVWFGTFYYAAMKGVNLVPFLEYVGFPDKVVKLLENSQSGYALTAYAMYKIATPARYTVTLGGTSLSVKYLRRHGYMSTPPPVKEYLQEKMEETKGRISGKMEETKDRLSGRMEETKDKFSEKLQETKDKVSFRKKKE from the exons ATGCAGAGATTTCTTTGCATTCGAGTCTTCAGGCAGACTGATGCTCTGCTGCAGATCAGACCTCCATCTTCTTTAAATTGCACTACACAGACACCGGTACCCACAGACCACAGATGGTGGAAACACCTGAGCTCCAGGCCACGATGGCTCAGCACATCTACTGTGTCTTTCTCTCCGTCTCCTCAGAGTAACTCCACCAGAGATCGTCCAGTCAGTGCAGTACCAGGACATGATGAGTCCGACCCGCTGCAGGACCAATCGATGGGCCTCATGCAGAGATTCAAAAGGACCTTTAAACAGTATGGGAAAGTCATGATCCCTGTGCACTTGGTGACGTCCACGGTGTGGTTCGGCACCTTTTATTATGCTGCAATGAA AGGAGTGAATCTTGTGCCATTTCTTGAATATGTTGGATTTCCTGATAAGGTTGTTAAACTCTTGGAGAACTCTCAGAGTGGCTATGCACTAACAGCATATGCCATGTACAAG ATCGCCACACCTGCAAGGTACACGGTCACTTTAGGAGGAACATCACTGTCTGTGAAGTACCTGAGGAGGCACGGCTACATGTCCACTCCTCCACCTGTAAAGGAATATCTACAGGAAAAAATGGAGGAGACCAAAGGGAGAATCTCTGGAAAAATGGAAGAGACCAAGGATCGTTTATCCGGGAGAATGGAGGAAACGAAAGACAAATTCAGTGAAAAACTTCAAGAAACTAAAGACAAAGTGTCTTTCAGAAAGAAAAAGGAGTAG